One Mucilaginibacter ginkgonis genomic region harbors:
- a CDS encoding polysaccharide deacetylase family protein, whose translation MILLSFDIEEFDMPLEYNRQISFEKQLDVSTEGTYKILNILKNHSVKATFYCTANYAMHKPDVINAILEGGHEVASHGYYHSDFKPEHLLQSKLKLEEITQNPVIGYRMARMMPVDEREIEKAGYIYNSSINPTWLPGRYNNFSKPRTWFKFHNVLQLPSSVSPLVRFPLFWLSFHNLPMGLLKFLCKTTHKKDGYLSLYFHPWEFTDLDKPDEYNFPGYVVKNTGEAFVKRIDDFIAWAKSMVYGFQRTDDFVMQLRK comes from the coding sequence ATGATATTACTAAGCTTTGATATAGAAGAATTTGATATGCCGCTCGAGTACAACAGGCAAATCTCATTCGAAAAACAGTTGGACGTTTCTACCGAAGGCACTTACAAGATACTTAATATTTTAAAGAATCATTCCGTTAAGGCTACATTCTATTGCACAGCAAACTATGCTATGCACAAACCAGACGTGATCAACGCCATCTTAGAAGGTGGGCATGAAGTGGCATCACATGGTTATTATCATTCTGATTTTAAGCCTGAGCATTTGCTACAGTCAAAACTTAAACTCGAAGAGATTACCCAAAATCCAGTTATTGGTTACCGCATGGCGCGTATGATGCCTGTAGATGAGCGCGAGATAGAAAAAGCAGGCTACATATATAACTCTTCTATCAATCCGACGTGGCTGCCCGGCCGGTATAATAACTTTAGTAAACCACGCACGTGGTTTAAGTTCCATAATGTACTTCAATTACCATCGTCGGTTTCACCATTGGTCCGCTTTCCGTTGTTTTGGTTAAGCTTTCACAATCTGCCAATGGGTTTGCTTAAATTTTTATGCAAAACCACGCATAAAAAAGATGGCTACTTGAGCTTGTATTTTCATCCGTGGGAGTTTACAGATCTGGATAAACCTGATGAATACAATTTCCCAGGTTACGTGGTTAAAAACACCGGAGAGGCTTTTGTGAAACGTATTGATGACTTTATTGCCTGGGCAAAAAGCATGGTTTACGGATTTCAGCGCACTGATGATTTTGTTATGCAGTTGCGCAAATAA
- a CDS encoding glycosyltransferase family 2 protein → MRKKISVIIPSFNEAGNIEELARRLSAVLQTINYDYDVIFVDDGSSDGTLQKLQNLNGLDSNFYYLELSRNFGHQNALKAGYDFANGDAIISMDGDMQHPPEMIPQFIEKWEEGFDVVYTLREYQDETTYFKTKSSDLFYSFINSLSDTKLEKGTADFRLIDRKVANVLSELNENGLFMRGLIKWLGFRQYGIRYTADARFSGKSKYTLKKMLRFAVEGVTAFSVRPLYIATGIGLFFSAAAILYIPYILISYFSGHVVSGWSSLLATVVFFGGVQLMVLGIIGTYLGKLFMQAKQRPNYIIRSTNLPEVKDDITKL, encoded by the coding sequence ATGAGAAAGAAGATATCTGTAATTATTCCTTCATTTAATGAGGCTGGCAATATAGAGGAATTGGCCCGCAGGCTTAGTGCAGTGCTGCAAACCATTAACTATGATTATGATGTAATATTTGTGGATGATGGCAGCAGCGACGGAACGCTTCAAAAGCTGCAAAACCTAAATGGCTTAGATAGCAACTTTTATTATCTTGAACTGTCGCGCAACTTTGGCCATCAGAATGCTTTAAAAGCAGGATATGATTTTGCCAACGGCGATGCCATCATTAGTATGGATGGTGATATGCAACATCCACCGGAAATGATCCCGCAGTTTATAGAGAAATGGGAAGAAGGTTTTGATGTGGTTTATACGCTTCGGGAATATCAGGATGAAACAACATATTTTAAGACTAAATCATCTGATCTGTTCTATAGTTTCATCAACTCGTTATCCGACACCAAACTTGAAAAGGGCACCGCAGATTTTCGCCTGATAGACCGTAAAGTGGCCAACGTGTTAAGCGAGCTCAATGAGAACGGGCTTTTTATGCGAGGACTTATTAAATGGTTAGGTTTTCGTCAATATGGCATCCGTTACACGGCAGATGCGCGTTTCTCAGGCAAAAGCAAATACACCTTAAAAAAGATGCTGCGTTTCGCTGTTGAAGGCGTGACTGCTTTTAGCGTACGACCGTTATACATCGCGACAGGCATTGGCTTATTCTTTTCTGCAGCTGCTATTTTGTATATTCCTTATATCCTCATCAGTTACTTTTCCGGGCATGTGGTATCGGGCTGGTCATCCTTATTGGCGACAGTGGTTTTCTTTGGCGGTGTACAATTAATGGTATTGGGTATTATTGGCACATACCTCGGTAAACTATTTATGCAGGCCAAGCAACGGCCAAATTATATAATCAGGTCGACCAACTTACCAGAAGTAAAAGATGATATTACTAAGCTTTGA
- a CDS encoding competence/damage-inducible protein A yields the protein MLAEIITIGDEILIGQIVDTNSAWMATRLNSVGIRVKQISSVSDDADHILTALAETHKRADVILITGGLGPTKDDITKKTLAQYFNVGFKQDDGALENVRRIFARYNRPLLDVNIKQAHVPENCEVIPNNNGTAPGMWFEHEGKIYISMPGVPFEMEYMMDETVIPRLEQRFKLPKVIHRTILTVGEGESFLAERIADIEDSLPAHIKLAYLPKLGQVRLRLSGYEDAGGTLEQEIGDYYKLIVDRVKNVVVAEDDVALEKAILNQLTERGQTLSVAESCTGGYISHLFTRHPGSSAVFFGGAVSYSYELKESLLGVKNETLWQHGAVSEQTVTEMVEGALLNFKSDYAIAVTGIAGPGGGLPDKPVGTVWIGVAKCGKTVVKKFTFGSKRLQNIERTAIAALGMLNTLLQDVN from the coding sequence ATGTTAGCAGAGATCATTACCATTGGCGACGAAATATTAATAGGGCAAATAGTTGATACCAACTCGGCATGGATGGCCACCCGCCTAAATTCGGTGGGTATAAGGGTAAAGCAAATATCGTCCGTTTCTGATGATGCCGATCACATTCTTACCGCTTTGGCGGAGACGCATAAACGCGCGGATGTCATTCTGATAACTGGTGGACTTGGCCCGACTAAGGACGACATCACCAAAAAAACACTGGCGCAATACTTTAATGTTGGTTTTAAACAGGACGACGGCGCCCTCGAGAATGTAAGACGCATTTTCGCCAGATACAACCGTCCATTGCTGGACGTGAATATTAAACAAGCCCATGTGCCCGAAAATTGTGAGGTGATCCCGAATAATAACGGTACAGCCCCGGGCATGTGGTTTGAACATGAGGGCAAAATTTATATCTCCATGCCGGGTGTTCCATTCGAAATGGAATATATGATGGATGAAACTGTTATCCCGAGACTGGAACAGCGTTTTAAACTTCCAAAAGTTATTCATAGAACCATCTTAACCGTTGGCGAGGGTGAATCTTTTTTAGCAGAGCGTATCGCGGATATCGAAGACAGCCTGCCGGCACATATCAAACTTGCCTATCTGCCAAAACTTGGCCAGGTGAGATTACGTTTAAGCGGCTATGAGGATGCTGGGGGAACGCTTGAACAAGAAATCGGCGACTATTACAAACTCATAGTAGATCGGGTGAAAAACGTTGTTGTTGCCGAAGATGATGTAGCTCTGGAGAAAGCGATACTAAACCAACTAACCGAACGCGGGCAAACTTTATCTGTTGCAGAAAGCTGTACAGGCGGATACATATCCCATCTGTTCACCAGGCATCCTGGATCATCAGCAGTATTTTTTGGCGGCGCAGTTTCATATTCTTATGAGCTTAAAGAAAGTTTGCTTGGTGTGAAAAATGAAACGCTTTGGCAGCACGGTGCAGTAAGTGAACAAACCGTTACCGAGATGGTGGAGGGTGCGTTGCTGAACTTTAAATCTGACTATGCGATAGCCGTTACGGGTATTGCCGGGCCTGGTGGAGGCCTCCCCGATAAGCCCGTAGGCACTGTCTGGATAGGTGTTGCAAAATGTGGAAAAACCGTGGTCAAGAAATTCACATTCGGCTCTAAGCGCCTGCAAAACATTGAAAGGACTGCTATAGCGGCCCTCGGAATGTTGAATACTTTATTGCAGGATGTTAATTAA
- a CDS encoding dihydrolipoamide acetyltransferase family protein produces the protein MSDYQLLLPKMGESVAEATVIRWLKNPGDTIEADEAVLEIATDKVDSEVPSPVAGVLSQQLYKVDDVVQVGSPLAVIQTGAAQSTAPAAQPAHVAAPTVQEQSAPASQPIVSSPAPAPQAEPVKSAQIPGIDQLQNKAAAKADSNGGSKSGRFYSPLVKSIASREGIDINDLANIPGTGSEGRLTKDDLLNYLQSKKVAPQQQVSETPQSAPQASAPAAVRSQQESAPAPQPESVQQTQAPAAEPNAAQQPVRSQPQVSQPQTYQQQPAYQQQPPPYVFYPQIIMPGAYPQNEAAQQPSSAPKADDVPQKKAVSVGGEDEIIEMNRMRRLIADHMVDSKHSAPHVTSFIEVDVTNLVAWREKAKKVFEQREDSKLTFTPIFVEAVTYAIRALPMINVSVDGYNIIKRKNINIGMATALPSGNLIVPVIKKADELSLVGLAKAVNDLADRARKNKLKPEEIQDGTFTITNVGTFGNLMGTPIINQPQVAILAIGAIKKKPAVVETPSGDVIAIRHMMFLSLSYDHRVVDGSLGGAFIKKVSDYLESWDINKQI, from the coding sequence ATGTCTGACTACCAATTGTTATTGCCAAAAATGGGGGAGAGTGTTGCAGAAGCAACCGTGATAAGATGGCTGAAAAACCCTGGCGATACCATTGAGGCAGATGAGGCTGTGTTAGAGATCGCTACGGATAAAGTTGACTCCGAAGTTCCGTCGCCTGTGGCGGGGGTACTAAGCCAGCAATTGTATAAGGTAGATGATGTAGTACAAGTTGGCTCTCCGCTTGCCGTTATACAAACCGGTGCCGCTCAATCCACCGCGCCTGCAGCGCAACCAGCACATGTAGCTGCGCCGACCGTTCAAGAGCAATCAGCTCCGGCATCGCAACCTATAGTATCTTCTCCTGCACCTGCTCCGCAAGCAGAGCCTGTTAAGTCGGCTCAAATACCGGGTATAGATCAGCTGCAAAATAAAGCAGCAGCCAAAGCAGATAGCAATGGCGGCAGTAAGTCCGGCAGATTTTATTCGCCGCTTGTAAAAAGTATTGCCAGCCGCGAAGGCATTGACATAAACGATCTCGCCAATATACCGGGTACGGGTTCTGAAGGCCGCCTCACCAAAGACGACCTGCTTAACTATCTGCAAAGCAAAAAGGTTGCACCTCAGCAACAAGTAAGCGAAACTCCTCAGTCTGCGCCACAAGCATCAGCACCTGCTGCAGTAAGATCGCAGCAGGAATCAGCACCCGCTCCGCAACCTGAGTCCGTTCAACAAACACAAGCACCTGCTGCTGAGCCAAACGCCGCGCAGCAGCCTGTTAGGAGCCAACCGCAAGTATCACAACCGCAAACATATCAGCAACAACCTGCTTATCAGCAACAGCCGCCACCGTATGTATTTTATCCGCAGATAATTATGCCGGGGGCTTATCCGCAAAACGAAGCTGCTCAGCAGCCATCATCAGCTCCAAAAGCTGACGACGTACCGCAAAAAAAGGCGGTCTCTGTTGGCGGCGAGGACGAGATCATAGAAATGAACCGCATGCGCCGTTTAATTGCCGACCACATGGTTGACAGTAAGCATAGTGCGCCGCATGTTACCTCATTTATAGAAGTGGATGTGACAAATCTTGTGGCATGGCGTGAAAAGGCTAAAAAGGTTTTTGAACAACGCGAAGACAGTAAACTAACGTTTACACCAATATTTGTCGAAGCAGTTACTTACGCTATCCGTGCTTTACCAATGATCAATGTATCTGTTGATGGTTACAACATCATCAAACGGAAGAACATTAATATAGGTATGGCTACAGCGCTGCCAAGCGGTAATCTTATTGTGCCGGTTATTAAAAAGGCAGACGAATTAAGCTTAGTTGGCCTCGCCAAGGCAGTAAATGACTTGGCAGACCGGGCTCGAAAAAATAAATTGAAGCCCGAGGAAATACAAGATGGTACTTTTACAATCACCAACGTTGGCACCTTCGGTAACCTGATGGGTACACCAATCATCAATCAGCCACAGGTCGCTATCCTTGCAATAGGCGCTATTAAAAAGAAACCGGCGGTTGTAGAAACCCCATCAGGTGACGTAATAGCCATTCGCCATATGATGTTCCTGTCTTTATCATACGATCACCGCGTAGTTGATGGTTCTCTTGGTGGTGCTTTTATCAAAAAAGTATCAGACTATCTGGAGTCTTGGGATATCAACAAACAGATATAA